A window of Flavobacterium flavigenum contains these coding sequences:
- a CDS encoding VOC family protein produces the protein MNIITDYDNFFLPANNLDMAKEFYINKLGLEIKFDFASKGMTAFRVGENESAIIVSNRQNAKPAIWFTVNNVRQAYEELKQKGIDFLSEPFEIMTGLCVEFIDPFGNKLGLTDYSKMSNINK, from the coding sequence ATGAATATCATTACGGATTACGACAATTTTTTTCTGCCTGCCAATAATCTCGATATGGCGAAAGAGTTTTACATAAACAAACTTGGACTTGAGATTAAGTTTGACTTTGCAAGTAAAGGAATGACAGCTTTTAGAGTTGGCGAAAATGAATCTGCAATTATCGTCAGTAATAGGCAAAATGCAAAACCCGCAATTTGGTTTACAGTCAACAATGTTCGACAAGCATACGAAGAACTAAAACAAAAAGGAATTGATTTTTTAAGTGAGCCTTTTGAGATTATGACTGGACTTTGCGTTGAGTTCATCGATCCCTTCGGAAATAAATTAGGTTTAACAGACTACTCTAAGATGTCTAATATAAACAAATAA
- a CDS encoding winged helix-turn-helix transcriptional regulator has translation MTTKKMTSDTETCPAQGLLKLLSGKWKPEIFRLAVESPLRFSSLLREIEGANKQSLSTALRELEEIGLLEKVVIKQKPLHIEYYLTERGKSLVPVFKQLEFLS, from the coding sequence ATGACTACTAAAAAAATGACTAGTGATACCGAAACTTGTCCTGCACAAGGGCTTTTGAAGTTGCTATCGGGTAAATGGAAGCCTGAGATTTTTCGTCTGGCAGTTGAATCGCCTTTACGTTTTAGCAGTTTGTTGCGTGAAATTGAGGGCGCAAACAAACAATCTCTCTCGACAGCATTAAGAGAGCTTGAGGAAATTGGATTACTGGAAAAAGTTGTTATAAAACAAAAACCCCTGCATATTGAATACTATCTGACTGAAAGAGGCAAGTCTTTGGTTCCGGTTTTTAAACAATTGGAATTTTTGTCATAA